Genomic segment of Paenibacillaceae bacterium GAS479:
CAACGAGTGTGTTCGTGGCGATTGCTTCGATTTCCGGTACGATCAAATCAGGCTTTTCCCCGCAGGATCAGCTCACGCAGCTGCTCCGGATTAAGCATATCGATGACATAGGAACGATGTGCGACTTGCATGGCTGGAGCATCGGCGTAGCGATCTACGGCAACTGTCTCCACTCCGAGCCTCTGCGCCTCGATTATGACTTCCTTGCCGAGCTCTCCGGATCCTAGCAGCAGCATTTTGCGTGCTCCGGAGGAAAGCGGCGATCCATACGACATTATAGTACCCCCTGTTCTTCATAGCGGAATCTCTTTTTGCCAGATTAGGTTCATATCCGAACCTAACCCAGCATTCCAAATAATAGAATTCTCCTCATTTTGGACGGTGTCTATCGAAAAATCAAGTAATACGAATAGGTTTCCTTGACACGTATATTCCCTGACAGATATATTTTAGGCATGAAAACGATTTTCCAGGCGCTAGCCGAGCCAAACCGGCTACAGATCGTCGAGCTGCTCCGAACCGGCCCACTTGGGGTCGGCGAGATCGCCGAACGGCTGTCCATGAGTCAGCCGCAAACATCAAAACATTTGAAAGTTCTAAGCGAAGCCGGCTTGCTTCAGATGGAAGCGGCTGCCAATCGTCGCATCTACCGACTTTCGGCGGGCTCTTTTCAGGAGCTGGAGGCTTGGGCCTCTTCTTTCCGCCGCGATTGGGAGCAGCGTATGGATCGGCTAGATGATTATCTTAGCCGTCTGCAGGACGAGAAGTGAGACGCAGGCAGGCAAAATGAAGGGAAGACACGGCTCGTCGGCCGTTTGCAAGGGCTTATGCGTTATGCCGTCAGCGAAAGTGCAGTGTTATGCCGTCAGCTTGTACACAGGAAGTCGGCATCACAAAACTCGATCATTCATGCCCTAACGGAACTCAGAGGGCTTATTTCCCGTCAAACACAGGTTCAAGCCAGCTAACGGATCTGAGAAGCGTTATTTGGGTCAGGGATGATGATATTCCCAAGATAATACCGAAATAACGTCTGTCAGTTCCGTTACTCCTCAAAATCCTTCGATTTTACCGGAATAAGGCTTCTCAGTTCCGTTACGCATGGAGCTGCATGAATTCATGAAAAAATGAAGCTTAGAGCGCCTATGATCAAAACTATTTAGCTCCATCAGACCTATTGTAGCGACAACAGGAAACAATGCGGGGACGACTGAGATGCGAAAAAAGCCATCAGCTCTCCCCGAAAGCAAGCCTCGAAGTCGGTGGTTTTGCTTAGTCCACAATTTGCTAAAGAAGGCCGCAATAGCAGATAATCGAGAACAGGAGGAGGCTGAGCTTGGCTCAGTCTCCTCCTGTTTTGCTAACCCGCTTGTATTCATTTGTGTTGGAGGAGCTTTTGGGACCGCCCCTTTTGCAACCGAATCGATCCGGCCTAAGCGGACAAAAAGCGATATTGAGCTTCAATAAGCCCATAATAGGTGCCGCCATGTCGCATCAGCTCGTCGTGATTCCCCTGCTCCACGATATGACCATGGTCCATAACGACGATATTGTCGGCGTGACGGATCGTCGACAGACGATGCGCGATGATGAATGAGGTGCGGCCTGCGAGCAGTGTTTTGAGCGCTTCTTGAATCTTCAGCTCAGTCTCGGTATCGATGCTGGCTGTCGCCTCGTCGAGAATGAGAATGGCCGGATCTGCAAGCAGCGCCCGCGCAAAGCTGAGCAACTGCCGCTGGCCCATCGACAACACATTCCCCCGCT
This window contains:
- a CDS encoding regulatory protein, arsR family gives rise to the protein MTRIFPDRYILGMKTIFQALAEPNRLQIVELLRTGPLGVGEIAERLSMSQPQTSKHLKVLSEAGLLQMEAAANRRIYRLSAGSFQELEAWASSFRRDWEQRMDRLDDYLSRLQDEK